Below is a window of Deltaproteobacteria bacterium DNA.
GTGACGGCAGCCCAAGGTTCCTGCGAGGCTACTCAGTACGAAGAGGATACAGAGTGGCCACGCTGGCAAGGAATGAAACGATACAAAAGTACGTGGCATATGCACCTACGAGAAGTAGTCGGACTTCGCCGCTCGCGACGTAGACGCCAGTGGTCATAATGGAAGCAGGCCGCTTACGCGACGAGCGAAGGAACGAAGAGCTTTCAGAGGGAGGATTTTTCTAGGTGAAAATCAGGACCGACCGATAGAAGCGGAAGAAGAATTGGCCAGTTTCAGGGTCTTTTGCAACTGTGGAGTATCAGCATGACCACTGGTCGACCTCCCACGCTGGGAGCATTCGCGTGAGAGGTCAGCAAAAACTTTTGTGAAAGACCGTTGAGCGGGATTTTATTTTTTCAACTGCTGGATCGCGGTATTGGCATCCCAGTAGTCATGCTGAATCGCGACCTTGCCACTACGAAAGGTCATGACCGAAACGCCACGGACGTTCGTTTCTTTTCCTTTAGCCGGGATACCGAGAAAATCGGCGGCGTGTTTTGCTTGCCATGTCCACTCGATCGTGCCGCCGTTGCTGTCGCCGACATAGGCTGTGGCGGTAAAGATGTTCTCGCCAGCATTCGGTGAAGCCAGAGCACCAAAGAACTTCTTGAGTTCGGCGAGGCCATTACATTTGTGAGAGAAGGTGATGTCCTCGAACTGGACGTCATCTGCATACATGGCAAAGAGTTTGTCTAGGCTCCCGGAGTTAAAACAACCAACCCATTCTTTGGCAAATGTGAGATTCATACTACCTCCTTCTTTATGTATCACGTTCCACGTTTCACGTGTTGTATATTCCGTGTTACGGGTTGTCTGCAAGGTATTGCGTACTATTCCGCCTCATACTTAATCAGCGTACGTGAACCGTTTGCGAGACCATCTTTGAATTGCTTCTCGTACGATGACCAACCGTCGGCGTACTTTTTGGCAAAGAACTCGAACATCACTTTGTTGATTGCCTCATCTTTGACAAGTAAACCCTTGGCATTAAACGACGGACCATCAGGCTTACCGATCGCAACTTTGGCTTTGGTTTGACCGGCTTGGATACGTTTCACTCGATGGGTGGTATTCGGTGAGCAGACCCATACCGCGCCCTGATGATGGAGAAACCAGATTTCTGCCGACTTCCCGAGCTTGCCATCTTTACGGGTGCTCTGAATATAAGCGTACTTCGCAGAGTCGAGGGCCTTTTGTTGATCCGATGAGAGCGCGGAACTTTGCTGAGGAGTGGCGAAGATAAAAGTCCCCACTAGTGTAGCAATGATGACAATGAACGACCACGATACACGCATATGCTTCCTCCTTCGCAGAACGGGATACAATTATTTCCCATCAGGAACGACTGAAACAGAGTTAATAGTGATGGCGTCGATGGGTACGTTTTGGTGCCCGCCTTTGTTGGCCGTTTTTACCAGTTCAATCTTGCGAACAATGTCCATGCCTTCCACCACTTTGCCGAACACACAATAACCAAAGCCTTGCATGGAGCTGTCTTTATAGTCGAGGAAGTCATTGTTTTTGACATTGATAAAGAACTGCGCGGTTGCACTGTGCGGGTCCGGCGTGCGTGCCATTGCGAGCGTACCGACTTCATTCTTCAGCCCATTAGCGGCTTCATTCTTTACTGGTGACTTGGTTGGTTTTTGTTGCATGTCTGGAGTAAAGCCGCCACCTTGAATCATAAAGCCAGGAATAACGCGATGAAAAACCGTTCCATCGTAAAACTTGTCATTGACATAGGCGAGAAAATTCTTCACTGTCTCCGGCGCTTCTTTCTCATAGAGAGCAATTTTAATGTCTCCCATCGACGTTGATAAAACGAGCACAGGACCTCCTTTCGGTTCTGGGTTACTGCTGTGTGAACAGCTTGGCAACGTTAAAAGTGTGGCGATAGCAAGCGACAATATATGAGTCAGACGCAACATCCTGATTCCTTCCCCCCGCGACGAAATTGTGATGCGAGAGCCGTTTTAACTGAGCACGGTTATGAAGAACAGAGCCTTACAGTTTTTCCAGATACTCCAATACCTCACTCGTGGCCACTACATCCCCATACTTTGCGCCAATGTCAAAGACGTTCGCTTCATGGGGTTCTTGCGCGCGGTCACCGATCGCTTCGAGAGGAACGATCGGACGGAAGCCGTGTGACAATGCGTCCATCACTGTGGCACGAACGCAACCGCTGGTGGTACAGCCTGTGACGATTACGGTGTCGACGGCTTTCCCTGTCAGGGTTGAGGCGAGGTACGTGCCGAAGAATCCAGAGGCATATTTCTTCACAATCACGAGATCTTCAGGTTTATGATCGAGTCGGGGGTCGAGGTCGACTAATTCGCTGCCGAGTTTCAATAAGCGTAGTGAGGGAACTTTCTCTGGCCACAGCCCTGCGTCATCTTGCCGATGCGGATCATACCCTACAACTGTGAAGATGACAGGAATGTTCTTCTTACGTGCAGCAGCGATCAATGTGTTGGTTGCGGCAACTTCAGCATCGAGATTGCCCGCGAGCGGTGAGATCTCTGGTTTGGTGAATCCCAACTGAAAGTCAATGACGACAATGGCTGGCCGTTTGCCATAGCCTAGCCGGTGGCCAAATTGTGCACGTTCGTAGATCGCATGTTTGTCTTGTGGCTGTGACATAACTTTTCCTTTCTGGGGTCAGGAGTCAGGGGCCAGGGGGCAGTTGCTATCGGGTTCCCTATTCCGGCTTCCTGCTCTTAGTATTGAGCGCATCAAATAGGTAGCAGATTGGCCTTGCCGTTATTCCGGGCGAGCACCGCGAGACCCGGAATCCAGGATCTTCACGCAGTCGCTTGTGGTGATTCCTCCTGGATTCCCGCTTGCGCGGGAATGACGTCTCGTCTCTTCTCATAGGAAAAACCTCCTCTTGAAAGCTTCTGACCCCTGGCCCCACGTTCACTGTTCATATACCCTCCGCAAGTCACACACAAAAGAGGGAGGCGTTATGTCCGAGCCCTGGGCGCATCACGTGAAAATGGTGAATGGCTTTCGAATGCATTACGTCACCGCTGGTGCTGGCTACCCACTAGTGTTGCTGCACGGCTGGCCGCAGACGTGGTACGAGTGGCGCAAGGTGATTCCAACGCTGGCTCAACGCTTCACAATTATTGCGCCAGACCTGCGTGGACTTGGCGACAGTGAAAAGCCTCTTACTGGTTACGACAAACGAACGCTGGCTGATGACGTCTTTCAGCTTGTCCGCAGCTTGGGGTATGACAAGATCGGCCTCACTGGACATGATTGGGGTGGCACGGTCGCGTACTATCTGGCCTATGATCATCCTGAGCTGATCGAGCGGTTGTTGATTCTTGAATCGACACCAGGGTTTGCGCGCGCAGGTGAACAGATTCCGCTGAGTGGCATTCGGCGACTGTGGCATGTGTTCTTTCATGGTGGCAATCCCGACCTTGCCGAACTGCTAGTGAAAGATCATGTTGAACTCTACCTCGACCGTATGTGTAACGTTGCCTGCTACACACCTGGCTTTTTCACCCGCGAAGAACTGGCTGAATACGTGCGGACGTATTCACAGCCTGGCGCGTTGCGTGCAGGGTTCCATTACTATCGTGCGGCATTGGAGGAGGATGTGGTGAACTTTAC
It encodes the following:
- a CDS encoding isochorismatase family protein, which translates into the protein MSQPQDKHAIYERAQFGHRLGYGKRPAIVVIDFQLGFTKPEISPLAGNLDAEVAATNTLIAAARKKNIPVIFTVVGYDPHRQDDAGLWPEKVPSLRLLKLGSELVDLDPRLDHKPEDLVIVKKYASGFFGTYLASTLTGKAVDTVIVTGCTTSGCVRATVMDALSHGFRPIVPLEAIGDRAQEPHEANVFDIGAKYGDVVATSEVLEYLEKL
- a CDS encoding peptidyl-prolyl cis-trans isomerase, giving the protein MLRLTHILSLAIATLLTLPSCSHSSNPEPKGGPVLVLSTSMGDIKIALYEKEAPETVKNFLAYVNDKFYDGTVFHRVIPGFMIQGGGFTPDMQQKPTKSPVKNEAANGLKNEVGTLAMARTPDPHSATAQFFINVKNNDFLDYKDSSMQGFGYCVFGKVVEGMDIVRKIELVKTANKGGHQNVPIDAITINSVSVVPDGK
- a CDS encoding alpha/beta hydrolase: MSEPWAHHVKMVNGFRMHYVTAGAGYPLVLLHGWPQTWYEWRKVIPTLAQRFTIIAPDLRGLGDSEKPLTGYDKRTLADDVFQLVRSLGYDKIGLTGHDWGGTVAYYLAYDHPELIERLLILESTPGFARAGEQIPLSGIRRLWHVFFHGGNPDLAELLVKDHVELYLDRMCNVACYTPGFFTREELAEYVRTYSQPGALRAGFHYYRAALEEDVVNFTGCTKKLTMPVRAWGGERFMGDVLPLWKRVADDVHGGVIERCGHFVAEERPDFVLQQVNEFFGPLVK